In Flammeovirgaceae bacterium, the sequence CAGCAATATGCCGTAGTAATGGATTCGATCAATGATTTAACCGAACAATTAAAGAATACACTTTCACAACTGATAAAAAATAACCCGAAAATTTCGGAAGCCCGCTATAACCAGCTTTCGCAACTCGGCAACGACCAGGAGAAACTCAAAGCCGCCAAAGCCACTCCGGAAGAACTTGCGGCCCTCCAGGAAATCAACCTGAAGCGTACCGAGGAAACAATTAAACTTTCGGAAGCCCTCAAGAGCCTGACAACCGAAAAACTAGGTTCGGCATCGTACAATAAAATCCGAAATGCCATTAAATCCGATCCAACGGTAAAGGCCCGATACGAAAAAATTGCTGCGGACCTGAAAAAGAAACCATAACTGCTTGGATTTTCAGAATTTAACAGGCCTTCTTACCTTTGCAGGGTTATTTTTTAACCCATGTTCAGGTACGCCATCCTTGCATTTTTTTCCTGGTATTTTGCACTTCCGGCATTAGCCCAATCAAGCGGCCCCTTTGATTCGTACGACTGCCGCAGCGAAGTCGAGATTATCCGGTCATTGGAACGGGAACAGCAATTAAAAGCACAGGCTCGTCTTGATTCGATAGCAAAAGCGCAGGAACAGCTTCAACTGGCTACGCAGGTTTATTTCATCGAAGATACCGTGAACGGGTGGCGCTTGTGGACTATTGCTGAAAATTATGCGTTTGGAAAAAACCGCGGGGAGTTGCCTATGATTACCGCCCTTGAGGCATTACACCCCTATTTTCGTGATAAAGTTTTTCAGTTAATTCAAATCGCCCGCACTAAAGGGATTGAGCTTGCCGTAGTGGAAACATACCGCACCCGGGCCAAGCAGGCAGAATATAAAAGCATGGGCAAACGCTATACCCGCACCGGTGCCGGCAGTTCAAAACATCAATACGGGCTGGCGGTTGACCTGGTGCCGGTTGTTAATGGCCAGGCACAATGGCATAACATACACCTTTGGCGTAAAGTGGGTGTTATTGGCGAACGGTTGGGTTTGCGCTGGGGCGGCCGTTGGCGTTCACCGTTTGACCCCGGCCATTTTGAATGGACCGCGGGCCTCGGCCCAGAAGATCTTGCAAAAGGAAAAATGCCTGCTGTGCCTAAAAAAGAAATTCAGTACCCCTGCCTGGAAGACGACCTGAAGTTATTAAAGAAATACTGGAATGAGTGGGAAGTAAGTCAGTCGGCATTAGCCCGCCAGCAACGGTGAAAACTTTTCCCGACCACTTTATTTTTGGCACCAGCACAGCGGCCGCCCAGATTGAAACTGCATTTGAACACGACTGGCAAGGCGTTAAAGCACGAGATGGTTCGATCTTTCAGCGCACCACCGACCATGAGCTTCGCTTTAAAGAGGATGCCGAAATCATTGCCTCACTGGCCCCCGGTTACCGCATGAGCCTGCAATGGAGCCGGCTTCAACGCGAACCGTTCGGAAAATTTGATCCAGAAACAGTTAACGCGTATCATGAATTTTTTACAGCCCTGAAAGAAAGAGGCGTCTCCATTATGATGGTGCTTCATCATTTTACCAACCCGCTGTGGTTTACCAAAACTGGCGGATGGGAGAACAGCAGTAACATTGCAATGTGGGTGGATTACTGCCAAAAGGTACTTGATGAATTCGGGCACTATATCTCAAGCTGGAATACGTTTAATGAACCGAACGTATATGCCAGCTACGGCTGGATAACCGGATTCTTTCCGCCATTTAAAATTAACCCGTACCTGGCCGGCAAAGTAGTTAAGAATATGGGCAAAGCCCATAACCTGGTGTACGACCGTATCAAATACAAATTTCCGGATCATCCGGTTGGCATTTCACATAACGCTACCCTGTTCACCCATGAAAATGTACTCGGCTGGTTTCCGGCCCGCTTAAGCGATTGGTGGTTTATGGAATATGTTCCCAGTCACTTTGAAAAGGCTGACTTTTTCGGAATGAGTTATTATGCCCGTGTAACCCACGATCCAATGCCGGTTACTTACGTGGATACGCCTGAAAAAATTAAAGCACTCGGCAAAAACCATGACGACATGTGGGAGTACCACCCGGAAGGTTTGCGCACATGCCTCGAGCGGTATTGGAATAAATACAGAAAGCCGATTATCATTACTGAAAATGGTGTGTGCGATGCACGTGATGAATTACGGCAACAGGCCATTGGCGATTATGCCCGCATCGTGCTTAAAGCCATTGAGGATGGAATTGACGTACGGGGGTATTACTGGTGGAGCACCTGGGATAACTTTGAATGGCACCTGGGCCCTTCGATGAAATTCGGATTATACGCATGTGATCCGGTAACCATGGAGAGGTATAAAAAGAAAAGTGCCGATCTTTATTCTTCACTGGCTTTTGCCAAAAATCTTAATGTACTTCGCCCTGAGTTAGTTTAGCCAATTGAGGGTTCGGGCAACAGCTTTTTTCCATCCGGCATACAGTCTATCACGTCTGGTGTTATCCATTTCAGGTTTAAACACACTCTGAACCTTGCGCCTGGCTGCGATATCCTGCTTTTTCCACAAACCAGCTTTTATGCCGGCCAGAAAAGCCGCACCCAATGCGGTGGATTCAATGACCTCCGGGCGCTCCACCTCAGTACCCAGGATGTCGGCCTGAAACTGCATCAGGATATTGTTGGCGCTGGCGCCACCATCAACTTTTAAGCGGGCCAGTTGTAATCCGGCATCCTCCTGCATGGCCATGAGAACATCCATTGTCTGATAGGCCAGTGATTCGAGGGTTGCTTTAATAATATGATCTTTCCCGGTATCACGGGTAAGCCCGAAAATCGCCCCGCGCGCATACATATCCCAATACGGTGCACCCAATCCGGCAAAAGCCGGAACAACATAGACATCGCTTGAACCAAGCGCCTTTGCCGCAAAGTATTCTGAGTCTTTAGATTCATCGATAAATCCTAAACTATCGCGCAGCCACTGTACGGCCGCTCCGGCAATAAATACGCTGCCTTCCAGGGCGTATTCTACCTTGTTATCAAGGCCCCAGGCAATTGTAGTAATCAATCCGTTTTTTGATGCATGAATAGTAGTGCCCGTGTTCATCAGCATAAAACAACCGGTGCCGTACGTGTTTTTAGCCATCCCCGGCTCAAAGCATGCCTGCCCGAACAAAGCAGCCTGTTGATCGCCAGCTACTCCGTAAATCGGAATGTCAACTCCGTCAAGCCGATAACTTCCAAAATCATCTGACGATTGCTTCACCTGCGGAAGCATAGAAGCCGGTATGGCAAGTGTATCCAATAATTTCTCATCCCATTTCAGGTTACGAATGTTAAACAGCATGGTTCGTGATGCATTTGATACATCAGTGGCGTGTACCTTTTTGTTGGTAAGGTTCCAAATCAGCCAGGTATCAACCGTGCCAAACAATAAATCACCTTTCGTGGCCAGTACTCTCACACCCGGAACCTGATCGAGTATCCATTTTACCTTGGTGGATGAAAAATAAGAATCAATAACAAGGCCGGTGTTAAAGCGAATATAATCTTCAAAACCCCGTACCTTCAATTCTTCACAGGAGGAAGCTGTGCGCTTATCTTGCCATACCAAGGCGTTGTAAACCGGCTGACCGGTGTGTTTATTCCACACCACCGTAGTTTCGCGCTGATTAGTGATGCCGATAGACTGTATCGACCGGGGATTAATTTTATTTTTTGCAATTAAAGAGTGGAGCACTTCGAGCTGGATAGTTAATATTTCCTCCGGGTCATGTTCAACCCAGCCGGGCTTGGGAAAAATCTGCCTGAACTCTTTTTGTTCAATGGCTTCAATTTCCGCCCGTTCATTTACCAGTACTGCCCGTGAGCTGGTTGTACCCTGATCAAGTGCGATGATGTACTTCATTTAAAATAATGCTTGATAAATAAATGCCCCGGCCAGTCCGCCACACAGGGGTCCGACTACCGGTATCCAGGAATACGCCCAGTCGGATGAACCTTTGCCTGAAATGGGCAAAATAAAATGAGCAAGGCGCGGGCCCAGATCGCGTGCCGGATTAATGGCGAAGCCTGTTGTTCCGCCAAGACTGACACCAATAGCAATAATTAATAACCCAACCACCAGCGGATTCAACCCTTCTGTAAATTTATTAGCGCCAATTGTAAGCAACCCCAAAATCAAAACTGCTGTACCAATGATTTCGCTAACCAGGTTGTTGATGGTGGACCGAATGGCCGGACCAGTACAAAATACGGCAAGTTTGGCCGCCTGATCATGGCTCACTTTCCAATGCGGCACGTAGTGTAACCACACGATAACCGCACCGGTAAACGCTCCGGCCAATTGAGCCAGGCAATACCCGGGAACAAGTTTCCATGAAAAACTTCCGGAGTAAGCAAGTGCAAGCGTAACAGCCGGATTGAGGTGGGCTCCGCTATACTGACCAACAGCATAAATTGCCAACGTAACGGCAAGCCCCCAGCCAATCACAATCGTTAGCCATCCGGCATTTTCAGATTTTGTGTGTTTCAGCACAACCGCAGCCACTACCCCATCGCCCAGTACGATAAGGGTTAATGTACCTACAAACTCGGCCAGGTAAGGCGACATTCCAGAAAAACGGTTTAAGCAAGATAGCTAAAACAAACACATTGCACAGTATAGTGTCCTAATTTGTTAGGGCTATCTATTAATAATTATTCTGGCCACTTCCCCTTTTTGATTTCGGAGCAGGTATAAACCTGCCGATAGGTCACTAACATCTAATGAAGTGACCCTGCTTCTGAACAAAATCAGTTGATTCAATGAATTAAATAACTGCACATCGGCCTCTTCGGTAAAGTAAACAACCTGACCTTCCACGGGATTGGGGTAAACAACAAAACCCGGATTTGAGTATGGATTCGTTACCGAAATAACAGCTGAATACTCGGCAGTTCCATCAAAATCTACTTGTTTTAACCGATAGTAAGAAATACCCGATAAAGGAGCTTCATCAATAAAACTATAGAGTTGCAATGAATTACTTGTTCCTGCTCCAGCTATTCTGCCGATAGCTTCAAATTCAAAACCGGTAGCAGAACGTTCTACTTCAAAATAGTTGTTATTAAGTTCAGTGGCAGTCCGCCACGCCAATTCAATAGTTCTATCAACCCAGTTTGCAGTAAACGAAACAAGCTGTACCGGCAAGGGGAAGGATGTTGATGCAACAGCAAACGGGCTAAAGGATGAGACAAGAGCTGATGTAACAGTACCGGTTGAACCGGCATCGGTAGTGGCGGTAACGCCTGCATCAGACCACTCGCTTCCATCCCACCGCGCTACGGTAAGGATATTGGTGTTACTGAATCCGTAACACCCGGTTGCCCTGTTCCAGGTAAGGGTAACCTGTACACTCGATGAGCC encodes:
- a CDS encoding M15 family metallopeptidase, with the translated sequence MFRYAILAFFSWYFALPALAQSSGPFDSYDCRSEVEIIRSLEREQQLKAQARLDSIAKAQEQLQLATQVYFIEDTVNGWRLWTIAENYAFGKNRGELPMITALEALHPYFRDKVFQLIQIARTKGIELAVVETYRTRAKQAEYKSMGKRYTRTGAGSSKHQYGLAVDLVPVVNGQAQWHNIHLWRKVGVIGERLGLRWGGRWRSPFDPGHFEWTAGLGPEDLAKGKMPAVPKKEIQYPCLEDDLKLLKKYWNEWEVSQSALARQQR
- a CDS encoding glycoside hydrolase family 1 protein codes for the protein MKTFPDHFIFGTSTAAAQIETAFEHDWQGVKARDGSIFQRTTDHELRFKEDAEIIASLAPGYRMSLQWSRLQREPFGKFDPETVNAYHEFFTALKERGVSIMMVLHHFTNPLWFTKTGGWENSSNIAMWVDYCQKVLDEFGHYISSWNTFNEPNVYASYGWITGFFPPFKINPYLAGKVVKNMGKAHNLVYDRIKYKFPDHPVGISHNATLFTHENVLGWFPARLSDWWFMEYVPSHFEKADFFGMSYYARVTHDPMPVTYVDTPEKIKALGKNHDDMWEYHPEGLRTCLERYWNKYRKPIIITENGVCDARDELRQQAIGDYARIVLKAIEDGIDVRGYYWWSTWDNFEWHLGPSMKFGLYACDPVTMERYKKKSADLYSSLAFAKNLNVLRPELV
- the glpK gene encoding glycerol kinase GlpK, with translation MKYIIALDQGTTSSRAVLVNERAEIEAIEQKEFRQIFPKPGWVEHDPEEILTIQLEVLHSLIAKNKINPRSIQSIGITNQRETTVVWNKHTGQPVYNALVWQDKRTASSCEELKVRGFEDYIRFNTGLVIDSYFSSTKVKWILDQVPGVRVLATKGDLLFGTVDTWLIWNLTNKKVHATDVSNASRTMLFNIRNLKWDEKLLDTLAIPASMLPQVKQSSDDFGSYRLDGVDIPIYGVAGDQQAALFGQACFEPGMAKNTYGTGCFMLMNTGTTIHASKNGLITTIAWGLDNKVEYALEGSVFIAGAAVQWLRDSLGFIDESKDSEYFAAKALGSSDVYVVPAFAGLGAPYWDMYARGAIFGLTRDTGKDHIIKATLESLAYQTMDVLMAMQEDAGLQLARLKVDGGASANNILMQFQADILGTEVERPEVIESTALGAAFLAGIKAGLWKKQDIAARRKVQSVFKPEMDNTRRDRLYAGWKKAVARTLNWLN
- a CDS encoding aquaporin family protein; this translates as MSPYLAEFVGTLTLIVLGDGVVAAVVLKHTKSENAGWLTIVIGWGLAVTLAIYAVGQYSGAHLNPAVTLALAYSGSFSWKLVPGYCLAQLAGAFTGAVIVWLHYVPHWKVSHDQAAKLAVFCTGPAIRSTINNLVSEIIGTAVLILGLLTIGANKFTEGLNPLVVGLLIIAIGVSLGGTTGFAINPARDLGPRLAHFILPISGKGSSDWAYSWIPVVGPLCGGLAGAFIYQALF